The proteins below are encoded in one region of Sulfolobus sp. A20:
- a CDS encoding ABC transporter ATP-binding protein: MNNEEIIVDAVDLSKVYKTKKAEYVALRGVSLKVRKGEFLIIAGPSGSGKTTLLDLIGLLDTPSSGKIIINNIDVTNFNEDQRANFRKKYIGFVFQSYNLITYLSVLENVELALASLGIPAWKRREKAEEILSLIPGMLELKNKKPNELSGGQQQRVAIARALANDPKILIADEPTANLDSKTGLAIVELISKLNKEKNVTVIMATHDPDMMRYADRIVYIRDGQIEKEVVQNE, encoded by the coding sequence ATGAATAATGAGGAGATTATAGTAGATGCTGTTGATTTGTCTAAGGTTTATAAGACTAAGAAGGCTGAGTATGTCGCATTAAGAGGCGTATCACTTAAGGTTAGAAAAGGTGAATTTTTAATAATTGCTGGTCCATCTGGTTCTGGCAAAACCACTCTCCTTGATTTGATAGGATTACTTGATACACCATCTAGCGGTAAAATTATAATCAATAATATAGACGTTACTAACTTTAATGAAGATCAGAGGGCTAATTTCAGAAAGAAGTATATTGGCTTTGTTTTTCAGTCGTATAATCTAATAACATATCTTTCAGTCTTGGAAAATGTTGAGCTGGCTTTAGCTTCTTTAGGGATACCAGCGTGGAAAAGAAGGGAAAAGGCAGAGGAGATTTTATCATTAATACCCGGTATGTTAGAACTAAAGAATAAAAAACCTAATGAACTATCTGGTGGTCAACAGCAAAGAGTGGCTATTGCAAGGGCTCTAGCAAATGATCCTAAAATATTAATCGCTGATGAACCTACTGCAAATCTTGACTCAAAAACCGGGTTGGCAATAGTAGAATTGATAAGTAAATTGAACAAAGAAAAGAACGTTACTGTTATAATGGCTACACATGACCCAGATATGATGAGATATGCTGATAGGATAGTTTACATTAGGGATGGTCAAATAGAGAAGGAGGTTGTCCAAAACGAGTAA
- the cedA gene encoding DNA import protein CedA, translated as MSYSPFYILFLSMNIATLTYILGALFYGLPIPVYGVKKWGPRMISDAIYAGVWINIYGLIIVLANELQNLLGVNWSIFYTYLTNLEAQAFYLMFELKSIYYTLVNIKAAAAAPVFIPLLQFSSFISDIVFLLQFIIDIGEFVQNSFMILIAIGILLLSLPFRIGKGIGGSLISSSIVFYIGLPYLPIFMQNIYSPPTQLQYIPVSDLNVVIETIVGLVPSLVMAFIIIPIIYISILAGLSIGLGNAIGGSGGKIPFPIDLF; from the coding sequence ATGAGTTATTCTCCCTTTTATATACTATTTTTATCTATGAACATAGCAACTTTAACCTATATTCTAGGAGCATTATTTTACGGTCTTCCAATCCCTGTATATGGCGTTAAAAAGTGGGGTCCCAGAATGATAAGTGATGCGATATATGCGGGGGTTTGGATAAATATTTATGGGCTTATTATAGTCTTAGCTAACGAATTACAAAATTTATTAGGAGTAAATTGGAGTATATTTTATACGTACTTAACTAATTTGGAAGCACAAGCTTTCTATCTAATGTTTGAGTTGAAGAGTATTTACTATACATTAGTAAATATTAAAGCCGCGGCGGCAGCTCCAGTGTTTATACCTTTACTTCAGTTCTCCTCATTTATATCAGATATAGTTTTTTTATTACAATTTATTATTGATATTGGAGAGTTTGTTCAAAATTCTTTCATGATTTTAATAGCAATAGGTATCTTGCTACTTTCGTTACCGTTTAGAATAGGAAAGGGTATAGGTGGAAGCTTAATATCGTCATCAATCGTATTTTATATCGGTCTACCCTATTTGCCAATTTTCATGCAGAACATCTATTCCCCACCAACTCAACTACAGTACATTCCAGTATCTGATTTAAACGTGGTTATAGAGACAATAGTTGGATTAGTCCCATCTCTCGTTATGGCTTTTATAATAATTCCTATAATATATATCAGCATATTGGCAGGATTATCGATAGGTTTAGGTAACGCTATTGGTGGTTCCGGTGGAAAAATTCCATTTCCGATAGATTTATTTTAA
- a CDS encoding archaemetzincin family Zn-dependent metalloprotease, whose amino-acid sequence MKVLIIPLSLMEKSILEEISSHLNTYGFDVDILLDTRRYLPISSFNWERLQYNAAELLKYLKNEYNLKYDSVVFLLDADGYVNGYNFIFGLAVENYCIIFTSRLREEFYKRESDLNLFTERVIKEVVHEVGHTLGLRHCENHGCVMNFSVNIEDVDKKSKYFCESCRMKISNIISRYQRQK is encoded by the coding sequence ATGAAAGTTCTCATTATACCTTTATCGTTAATGGAAAAGAGTATATTGGAGGAAATATCCAGCCATTTAAATACATATGGTTTTGATGTTGACATATTGCTTGATACTAGAAGATATTTACCGATATCAAGTTTTAACTGGGAAAGATTGCAGTATAATGCTGCTGAATTACTAAAGTATTTAAAAAATGAATATAATTTAAAATATGACTCAGTAGTGTTTTTGTTAGATGCAGATGGATATGTTAATGGTTATAACTTTATTTTCGGACTAGCCGTGGAGAACTATTGCATAATATTCACTAGTAGACTCAGAGAGGAATTTTATAAGAGAGAGAGTGATTTGAATTTATTCACAGAAAGAGTTATAAAAGAAGTTGTTCATGAAGTAGGACATACCTTAGGTTTAAGACACTGTGAAAATCATGGTTGCGTAATGAATTTTAGCGTTAATATAGAAGACGTTGACAAAAAGAGTAAATACTTTTGCGAAAGTTGCAGAATGAAGATTTCCAATATTATTTCTAGATATCAACGACAAAAGTAA
- the cedA1 gene encoding DNA import protein CedA1, whose translation MVSLIQFIQNLDSEVTEVAWSIFILAWAIGWALRGSPIPIFRVKRTGQDLIEDAILAAFWIAIGSTVFSLITYLASQVGG comes from the coding sequence ATGGTAAGTTTAATTCAATTCATTCAGAACCTTGATTCAGAAGTCACTGAAGTAGCGTGGAGCATATTTATATTAGCATGGGCAATAGGCTGGGCCCTTAGAGGATCACCAATTCCTATATTTAGAGTAAAGAGAACTGGCCAAGATTTAATAGAAGATGCGATACTTGCTGCATTTTGGATTGCTATAGGTTCTACGGTGTTTTCGTTGATTACTTACTTAGCATCCCAGGTAGGGGGGTAA
- the secY gene encoding preprotein translocase subunit SecY, giving the protein MSFIDSLARLGEYLPAVTKPKEKPSLGQKLVWSIIAVIVYLIMASTPLYGITSTSFFKNLILEQIIFASTAGTLAQLGIGPIITAGLIMQILAGSKLIQIDLNDPDDRVRFTEAQKGLAFIFILVESALFGYVLARTSSSIGGSILFIAGIVILQLIVATFLILLLDEMIQKGWGLGSGVSLFILAGVMKIMFWDMFGIASVSSQNLPVGFFPALISTLLSHGNVLNLLVNTSTKDPFQPDLVGLVTTIVLIIITIYLTTMTIEIPVTSQRLRGIRRTIPLNFLYVSSIPVIFVAVLGSDIQLFASLAAYVSPSASSVLNAISAAFFFPPPNVSIPHSVFAIVLDPIGAVEYTVIFIVLSILFGLLWVDVAGLDPATQAQQLIEAGIEIPGVRSNPKVIEGILSRYIYPLAFFSSIIVGVIAVVATLLGAYGTGIGILLAVTIAIQYYSLLAYERSLEMYPILRRLIGE; this is encoded by the coding sequence ATGTCATTTATAGACTCATTAGCTAGGCTGGGAGAGTATCTGCCAGCTGTTACTAAGCCGAAGGAGAAGCCATCTTTGGGTCAAAAATTAGTTTGGTCGATAATTGCAGTAATAGTATATTTGATAATGGCTTCAACTCCCCTATATGGAATAACTTCAACGTCTTTTTTTAAGAATTTGATACTTGAACAGATTATTTTTGCCTCTACTGCTGGTACTTTAGCCCAATTAGGGATCGGACCAATCATCACGGCTGGATTAATTATGCAAATTTTAGCTGGTTCTAAGCTTATACAGATTGATTTAAATGATCCGGACGATAGAGTTAGATTCACAGAAGCCCAGAAAGGTTTGGCATTTATATTTATCCTAGTCGAGTCGGCATTATTTGGGTATGTTTTAGCTCGTACATCCTCGAGTATTGGGGGCTCTATATTATTTATAGCAGGTATTGTGATTCTCCAATTAATTGTAGCAACTTTTTTGATATTATTGCTAGACGAAATGATACAGAAAGGCTGGGGATTGGGATCTGGAGTTAGTTTATTCATACTAGCTGGGGTAATGAAGATAATGTTTTGGGATATGTTTGGGATTGCCAGTGTCAGTTCTCAAAACTTACCGGTAGGATTTTTCCCTGCTCTTATATCTACATTATTATCTCACGGCAACGTTCTAAATCTATTAGTAAATACTTCGACTAAGGACCCATTTCAGCCAGATTTAGTAGGACTTGTTACGACTATAGTGCTGATAATAATAACGATATACCTGACTACTATGACAATAGAAATACCAGTAACTTCACAAAGATTAAGAGGGATAAGGAGAACTATCCCGTTGAATTTCCTATATGTAAGTAGTATCCCAGTTATATTTGTTGCTGTTTTAGGTTCTGATATTCAATTGTTTGCATCCCTTGCTGCTTATGTCTCACCTTCAGCCTCAAGTGTCCTTAATGCAATTAGCGCGGCCTTCTTCTTTCCGCCTCCAAATGTTAGTATTCCTCATAGTGTCTTTGCAATAGTACTTGATCCGATAGGTGCGGTGGAATATACAGTAATTTTTATTGTCTTAAGTATATTATTTGGATTATTATGGGTTGACGTAGCTGGATTAGATCCCGCTACACAAGCTCAACAGTTAATAGAGGCTGGAATAGAAATTCCTGGTGTTCGAAGCAATCCAAAAGTCATTGAGGGAATTCTTAGCAGGTATATTTATCCATTAGCCTTCTTTAGTTCAATTATTGTAGGTGTAATAGCAGTTGTGGCAACACTTTTAGGGGCATATGGTACTGGTATAGGAATATTATTGGCAGTAACGATAGCTATTCAGTATTATAGCTTATTAGCTTATGAGAGATCTTTAGAAATGTATCCCATACTGAGAAGGTTAATTGGTGAGTAG
- a CDS encoding adenylate kinase has protein sequence MKVGIVTGIPGVGKTTVLSLVDKILIEKEIPHKIVNYGDYMLNTGIKEGYVKSRDEIRKLPLDKQKELQTLAAKRINEDLSKINGIGLVDTHAVIRTPAGYLPGLPKHVVEVLSPNVIFLIEADPKIILERQKRDSTRSRVDYSDINVISEVINFARYAAVASAVLVGASVKVVNNLEGDPSVAANEIISTLM, from the coding sequence ATGAAAGTGGGAATTGTAACAGGTATTCCAGGAGTTGGAAAGACAACTGTTTTATCATTAGTTGATAAAATTCTAATAGAGAAGGAAATTCCACATAAGATAGTTAATTATGGAGACTATATGCTGAATACTGGCATAAAAGAAGGTTATGTAAAGAGTAGGGATGAAATAAGAAAACTCCCATTAGACAAACAAAAAGAATTACAAACATTAGCAGCAAAAAGGATAAATGAAGACTTATCTAAAATTAATGGTATTGGATTAGTAGATACTCATGCTGTTATTAGAACACCAGCTGGATATTTACCAGGATTACCTAAACACGTGGTAGAAGTCCTTTCTCCAAACGTGATTTTTTTGATTGAGGCCGATCCTAAAATTATACTAGAAAGGCAAAAGAGAGACTCTACAAGAAGCAGAGTTGACTATAGTGATATTAATGTTATAAGTGAGGTGATAAATTTTGCTAGATATGCAGCTGTTGCCTCGGCGGTATTAGTAGGTGCTTCTGTTAAAGTTGTGAACAATTTGGAAGGAGACCCCTCAGTGGCTGCAAATGAAATAATAAGCACCTTAATGTGA
- a CDS encoding archease, translating into MNPYEFFDHTADIGIRAYGNSLEEAFSNAALAVFEIMTDTTKVQPLEYREVFLNGYDLENLLYKWIEELLYYYDTELMLFSKFDIVINEENMVLQGKAWGERFNEAKHERRTLVKAMTYHEMSIQRSDNRFIITFVVDI; encoded by the coding sequence ATGAATCCATACGAGTTTTTCGATCACACTGCAGATATAGGTATTAGGGCTTATGGAAATTCACTAGAGGAAGCTTTTTCTAACGCTGCCTTAGCTGTTTTCGAAATAATGACTGATACTACTAAAGTACAGCCGTTGGAATATCGAGAGGTGTTTCTAAATGGATATGATCTCGAAAATTTATTATACAAATGGATAGAAGAGTTGCTATATTACTATGATACCGAATTGATGCTGTTCAGTAAGTTCGATATTGTAATAAATGAAGAAAATATGGTTTTACAAGGAAAGGCATGGGGAGAGAGGTTTAATGAAGCTAAACATGAAAGAAGAACTCTAGTTAAAGCCATGACTTATCACGAGATGTCTATACAAAGATCCGATAACAGATTCATAATTACTTTTGTCGTTGATATCTAG
- a CDS encoding uL15 family ribosomal protein, which produces MVVRREKKTRKLRGSRTMGWGIRGQHRDRGSEGSRQIGMHKEKWSWVVKYGKDWYGKHGFRNPTSKKVSAISLRELEELIGKGTLKIEEENGKKVIDLSKLGYDKLLGSGRLSIPLTVRVSRASKKAVEKVKQIGGEIILNPTQ; this is translated from the coding sequence ATGGTAGTTAGGAGAGAGAAGAAAACTAGAAAATTAAGAGGGTCTAGAACTATGGGATGGGGAATAAGGGGCCAACACAGAGATAGGGGTTCTGAAGGTAGCAGGCAAATAGGAATGCATAAGGAGAAGTGGTCATGGGTAGTTAAATATGGCAAAGATTGGTATGGTAAACATGGGTTCAGAAACCCTACATCTAAGAAAGTAAGCGCAATATCTTTACGAGAATTGGAGGAGTTAATTGGTAAGGGAACACTAAAAATTGAAGAGGAAAACGGCAAGAAGGTTATAGATCTTAGTAAGTTGGGATATGACAAGTTGTTAGGTAGTGGAAGATTATCGATTCCATTAACCGTAAGAGTATCAAGGGCTAGTAAAAAGGCTGTAGAAAAAGTGAAGCAAATAGGAGGAGAAATAATATTAAACCCAACTCAATAA
- the cmk gene encoding (d)CMP kinase, with translation MIIVISGPAGSGKTSVASRLAKSLSFKLVSAGNLFREIAKEKDMDVISLNRVAESDFEIDKSVDRRIYEYLLSEKDLVIESHIAGWLFREYANVTIYLWAPLKVRATRISMRDNIPYNEALIQIIRREYMHYRRFKKFYGIDINDLSVFDLVINTNNMSLDNVVKVILTYLLSISSNSGSIKNEAK, from the coding sequence ATGATTATAGTAATTAGCGGTCCTGCTGGGAGTGGGAAGACCTCTGTAGCGAGTAGGCTAGCAAAGAGTTTATCCTTTAAGTTGGTTTCTGCAGGAAACTTATTTCGTGAGATAGCTAAAGAGAAAGATATGGATGTAATAAGTTTAAATAGGGTAGCGGAGTCTGATTTTGAAATAGATAAGTCTGTTGACAGGAGAATTTATGAATATTTATTAAGCGAGAAAGATCTGGTCATTGAGTCACATATCGCTGGTTGGTTATTTAGAGAATATGCAAATGTAACGATCTATTTATGGGCTCCTCTTAAAGTTAGAGCAACTAGAATTTCTATGAGAGATAATATTCCTTACAACGAAGCATTAATTCAAATCATTAGGAGAGAGTATATGCATTATAGAAGGTTTAAAAAATTTTACGGTATAGATATAAATGATTTATCAGTTTTTGATTTAGTGATAAATACAAACAACATGAGCTTAGATAATGTAGTTAAAGTAATACTTACTTATCTTTTATCAATTTCGTCTAACTCTGGCTCTATAAAAAATGAAGCCAAGTAA
- a CDS encoding 50S ribosomal protein L34e produces the protein MPKPALRSRSLRRIYVKLPSGNTEIHYERKRNDAAKCAICKKPLRGVKTDNLHKFSRTEKRPQRPFGGVLCHSCLSKIIIHEVRKNII, from the coding sequence ATGCCTAAACCAGCTCTACGTTCTAGGTCATTAAGAAGAATATATGTTAAGTTACCTAGTGGAAATACTGAAATACACTATGAAAGAAAGAGGAATGATGCTGCTAAATGTGCTATTTGTAAGAAACCTTTACGCGGAGTAAAGACTGATAACTTACATAAATTTAGTAGGACGGAGAAAAGACCTCAAAGACCATTTGGTGGAGTTTTATGCCATAGTTGTTTATCCAAAATAATTATACATGAGGTTAGAAAAAATATTATTTGA